In one Alphaproteobacteria bacterium SS10 genomic region, the following are encoded:
- a CDS encoding NAD kinase has translation MGQPTSQTTSKAGSSAGTPAIALYCSQDEAAQEAATLIRPQIPHEVPVAEADIVIALGGDGTMLEVLHATMGQGIPVFGMNRGTVGFLLNDYHPEGLMARIEAAQQITLHPLRMVAKTETGAVEHAYAINEVSLLRETRQAAKLRIAVDGITRMDELVCDGALVATPAGSTAYNLSAQGPILPLESELLTLTPLSPFRPRRWRGALLPHTAQINIEVLEPSKRPVSAVADSTEIRDIVSVEITEDHETQLNLLFDPDQNLSERILKEQFAIS, from the coding sequence ATGGGCCAACCAACCAGCCAAACCACCTCCAAGGCGGGCAGCTCTGCCGGCACGCCGGCGATTGCGCTCTATTGCAGCCAGGATGAGGCGGCACAGGAAGCGGCAACCCTGATCCGGCCACAAATCCCGCATGAGGTGCCGGTGGCCGAGGCTGACATCGTTATTGCCCTTGGCGGCGATGGCACGATGCTGGAGGTTCTGCACGCCACCATGGGCCAGGGCATTCCCGTCTTTGGCATGAACCGGGGCACGGTTGGCTTCCTCCTCAATGATTACCACCCTGAAGGGTTGATGGCCCGAATTGAGGCGGCACAGCAAATCACCCTCCACCCGCTACGGATGGTCGCGAAAACCGAGACCGGCGCGGTTGAGCATGCCTATGCGATTAACGAGGTCTCCCTCCTCCGTGAGACACGGCAGGCGGCAAAACTCCGTATCGCGGTTGATGGCATCACCCGGATGGATGAGTTGGTTTGTGATGGCGCGCTGGTCGCCACACCGGCGGGCAGCACGGCCTATAACCTCTCCGCCCAGGGCCCGATCCTACCCTTGGAGTCAGAGCTGCTGACCCTCACCCCGCTTAGCCCGTTCAGGCCGCGGCGGTGGCGCGGTGCCCTCCTACCCCATACGGCGCAGATCAATATTGAGGTGCTGGAACCCAGCAAACGCCCGGTAAGTGCCGTGGCGGACAGCACGGAAATCCGGGATATCGTGTCGGTTGAGATTACCGAAGATCACGAAACCCAGCTGAACCTCCTCTTCGATCCGGATCAGAATTTGAGTGAGCGGATCTTAAAAGAGCAGTTCGCCATCTCTTAA
- a CDS encoding molybdopterin-guanine dinucleotide biosynthesis protein A, whose product MSRFACLLAALFLLLAMPVMAQADDDIEADDARHAGYYYPEPDEVEAYKPRSRVMPDSSRERRIGFTTVLATQLLKEGQPRLAIFAKGAEAEKLIIVGLEDGFLSTIYRVRAMLAMMTAAARSTPMLQEMAVADIFTFLDVLNLLGFDQITISDGDEFAHTIVFQPDDDS is encoded by the coding sequence ATGTCGCGTTTTGCCTGCCTGCTTGCTGCGCTCTTCCTGCTGTTGGCCATGCCGGTTATGGCCCAGGCGGATGACGACATTGAGGCCGATGATGCGCGCCATGCGGGCTATTACTACCCGGAGCCTGATGAGGTTGAGGCGTATAAGCCGCGCTCCCGCGTCATGCCCGACAGCTCCCGTGAGCGGCGGATTGGTTTCACCACGGTCTTGGCGACCCAGCTGCTAAAGGAAGGCCAGCCGCGCCTCGCCATCTTTGCCAAGGGCGCAGAGGCAGAGAAGCTGATCATTGTGGGGTTAGAGGATGGGTTCCTTTCCACGATCTACCGGGTTCGGGCCATGCTGGCGATGATGACGGCGGCGGCACGCTCAACGCCCATGCTGCAAGAGATGGCGGTGGCCGACATCTTCACCTTCCTCGATGTGTTGAACCTGCTCGGCTTTGATCAGATCACGATCTCAGATGGTGATGAGTTCGCCCATACGATCGTCTTCCAGCCGGATGATGACAGCTAA